The proteins below are encoded in one region of Bacteroides uniformis:
- a CDS encoding regulatory protein RecX, whose protein sequence is MIEITETEALNRVAAYCSTAEHCRAEIAEKLQRWGIAYDAIDRIINRLEQEKYIDEERFCRAFINDKYRFAKWGKMKIGQALQLKKISSSVYWPYLNEIDEEEYHAVLQKLLAAKRKSVRAESEYELNGKLVRFALSRGFEMKDICRCIEVSEENDYSE, encoded by the coding sequence ATGATAGAAATAACTGAAACTGAAGCTTTGAACAGAGTGGCGGCATATTGCTCCACTGCCGAGCATTGCCGGGCGGAGATTGCGGAGAAACTGCAACGCTGGGGCATTGCCTATGATGCCATAGACCGTATCATCAACCGTCTGGAACAAGAGAAGTACATTGATGAAGAACGCTTCTGCCGTGCTTTCATCAACGACAAATACCGTTTTGCCAAATGGGGCAAGATGAAGATAGGGCAGGCGCTCCAGTTGAAAAAGATATCTTCATCTGTCTATTGGCCCTATTTGAACGAGATTGATGAGGAGGAATACCACGCCGTCTTGCAGAAACTGCTGGCGGCAAAGCGTAAAAGCGTCCGTGCCGAAAGTGAGTATGAGTTGAATGGCAAACTGGTGCGTTTTGCCTTGAGCAGGGGGTTCGAAATGAAGGATATATGTCGTTGCATAGAGGTTTCTGAGGAAAATGACTACTCCGAATGA
- the prmC gene encoding peptide chain release factor N(5)-glutamine methyltransferase — MNVTVSHIRSALQECYPPREAANLSRIVCCEMLGQSHIDYYLGKDMILSPKDEKELESILFRLCNFEPIQYVQGTARFLGRTFRVAPGVLIPRPETEELVERMLEEVAPASRILDIGTGSGCIAVTLSKELPEAEVTAWDISGEALAIAGDNNRLLQTSVQFVQRDVLTYQPAEDEYFDVIVSNPPYVTETEKKDMEPNVLNWEPSGALFVPDSDPLRFYRRIGELGRSMLTVGGRLYFEINRAFGEAVASMLRKQGYTNVRIRKDISGNDRYVIAER; from the coding sequence ATGAATGTAACCGTTTCACATATCCGCAGTGCTTTGCAGGAGTGCTATCCTCCCCGGGAGGCAGCCAATCTTTCCCGTATTGTCTGCTGTGAAATGTTAGGTCAGAGTCATATTGACTATTACCTGGGCAAAGATATGATTTTATCTCCAAAGGATGAAAAGGAATTGGAAAGCATTCTTTTCCGTCTGTGCAATTTTGAGCCCATACAGTATGTGCAGGGTACTGCCCGTTTCCTGGGACGTACTTTTCGGGTGGCTCCGGGGGTGCTTATTCCCCGTCCCGAAACGGAAGAACTGGTGGAGAGGATGCTGGAGGAAGTCGCTCCGGCTTCCCGTATTCTCGACATTGGCACCGGAAGTGGGTGTATTGCCGTCACTTTGTCTAAAGAGTTGCCGGAAGCGGAAGTAACTGCTTGGGACATTTCCGGAGAAGCTCTTGCCATAGCCGGCGACAATAACCGCCTTTTGCAGACCTCCGTACAATTTGTACAGCGTGATGTCCTGACGTATCAACCGGCTGAGGATGAGTACTTTGATGTAATCGTCAGTAATCCGCCTTATGTTACGGAAACAGAAAAGAAGGACATGGAGCCAAATGTCTTGAACTGGGAACCTTCGGGAGCTTTGTTTGTTCCAGACAGCGACCCGCTCCGTTTCTATCGGCGTATAGGTGAACTGGGACGGAGCATGCTGACGGTCGGCGGCCGACTCTATTTTGAAATCAACCGGGCATTTGGAGAGGCTGTCGCTTCGATGCTTCGCAAGCAAGGCTATACGAATGTCCGTATCCGAAAAGATATTTCCGGCAACGACCGGTACGTAATTGCAGAACGATGA
- the pyrE gene encoding orotate phosphoribosyltransferase — translation MKTLERLFAEKLLKIKAIKLQPANPFTWASGWKSPFYCDNRKTLSYPSLRNFVKIEITRLILERFGQVDAIAGVATGAIPQGALVADALNLPFVYVRSTPKDHGLENLIEGELRPGMKVVVVEDLISTGGSSLKAVEAIRRDGCEVIGMVAAYTYGFPVAEKAFKDAKVPLVTLTNYEAVMEVALRTGYIEEEDVETLNEWRKDPAHWESGK, via the coding sequence ATGAAAACTTTAGAAAGATTGTTTGCAGAGAAGTTGCTGAAGATAAAAGCGATTAAACTACAACCGGCTAACCCGTTCACTTGGGCATCCGGATGGAAGTCTCCGTTTTATTGTGATAACCGCAAAACCCTTTCTTATCCTTCTCTCCGTAATTTCGTAAAGATTGAAATTACGCGTCTGATTTTGGAACGTTTCGGACAAGTGGATGCCATTGCCGGTGTGGCAACGGGAGCTATCCCGCAAGGTGCCTTGGTGGCCGATGCATTGAACTTGCCGTTTGTATATGTACGCTCCACTCCGAAAGACCATGGACTGGAGAATTTGATTGAAGGTGAACTTCGTCCCGGTATGAAGGTGGTAGTCGTGGAAGATTTGATTTCTACGGGTGGAAGTAGCTTAAAGGCTGTAGAAGCTATCCGCCGTGACGGATGTGAGGTCATCGGTATGGTGGCTGCCTATACTTATGGTTTCCCGGTTGCCGAAAAGGCTTTCAAGGATGCCAAAGTGCCTTTGGTGACGCTGACCAATTACGAGGCTGTGATGGAAGTGGCACTGCGTACGGGCTATATCGAGGAAGAAGATGTGGAGACTCTGAATGAATGGCGTAAAGACCCTGCACATTGGGAATCTGGAAAATAA